One window of Populus nigra chromosome 5, ddPopNigr1.1, whole genome shotgun sequence genomic DNA carries:
- the LOC133694202 gene encoding BTB/POZ domain and ankyrin repeat-containing protein NPR1-like, producing MENAIETTSSFSFDSSSYLSKGPSSHRVPIPDVPEPGVNLENLSLSKLSGNLERLLLDGEYDYSDAEIVVEGIPVGVHRCVLAARSQFFHELFKKVDGNSTSGAKPRYLMSDLMPYGGVGYEAFNVFLHYLYTGKHKPSPPEVSQCVYDACAHDACRPAINYAVELMYASATFQMKELVLLFQRRLLSFIDKALDEDVIPIVMAAFHCQLDQLLSHCIERLVRSDLDSVCIDKELPHEISSKVKLLRKKSLEEAESSVEEVDPMGEKRMRRIHKALESDDVELVQLLLSESNFTLDDAHALHYAVSYCDPKVVKEVLALGLADLNLRNSRGYTVLHVAARRKESSILVALLAKGARASETTMDGRNAVSIWRSLTRPKDYNANTKQGQESNKDRICIEILETEMRRTSMSANISMISPDLNMKPDDLEDRVAFARLFFPAEARLAKDMANADSTSMYTALPAPKSKGSSGDTREVDLNETPSVQDKSLQLRLQELRKTVEMGRRYFPHCSEVLDKFLDDDVPDALYLDKGTPAEQKTKKMRFLELKEDVQMAFNKDMEKNRSVLSSSSSFSSSPKSGVTRKARRKC from the exons ATGGAAAATGCCATTGAAACGACATCTTCTTTCAGTTTTGATTCATCTTCTTATTTATCAAAAGGGCCTAGCAGCCATCGCGTACCAATCCCAGATGTTCCCGAGCCTGGTGTAAACCTTGAAAACTTGAGCTTAAGCAAGCTTAGTGGTAATCTTGAAAGGCTATTACTTGATGGGGAATATGATTACAGCGATGCAGAAATTGTTGTTGAGGGCATCCCTGTAGGTGTCCATAGGTGTGTATTGGCTGCTCGTAGTCAGTTCTTTCATGAGCTTTTTAAGAAGGTAGATGGTAATTCGACAAGTGGAGCTAAACCAAGGTACCTCATGTCTGATTTGATGCCTTATGGTGGGGTTGGATATGAAgcctttaatgtttttttacattatttgtATACCGGAAAGCATAAGCCGTCTCCGCCAGAAGTGTCACAATGTGTTTACGACGCTTGTGCCCATGATGCTTGCCGCCCTGCTATTAATTATGCAGTGGAATTGATGTATGCCTCCGCCACTTTTCAGATGAAAGAGCTTGTTTTGCTTTTTCAG CGGCGTCTCCTGAGTTTTATCGACAAGGCTCTTGATGAAGATGTAATCCCAATTGTTATGGCTGCCTTCCACTGCCAGCTAGACCAGCTTCTCTCTCACTGCATCGAAAGACTTGTAAGGTCAGATCTTGATAGTGTATGCATCGACAAGGAGCTCCCTCATGAAATTTCAAGTAAGGTTAAATTACTGCGCAAAAAATCTCTGGAAGAAGCTGAAAGTAGCGTTGAAGAGGTAGACCCCATGGGTGAAAAGAGAATGCGTAGAATCCACAAGGCTTTGGAGTCAGATGATGTTGAACTGGTGCAGCTTCTCTTGAGTGAATCTAATTTTACCTTGGATGATGCTCATGCTCTCCATTACGCTGTTTCCTACTGCGATCCTAAGGTTGTCAAGGAAGTTCTTGCTTTAGGCTTGGCTGATCTCAATCTTAGGAACTCCAGGGGATATACAGTACTTCACGTGGCTGCAAGGCGCAAGGAGTCATCAATCCTTGTGGCACTACTAGCTAAGGGTGCCCGTGCATCAGAAACTACAATGGATGGACGAAATGCAGTTTCAATCTGGCGTAGTTTGACTAGGCCAAAGGATTATAATGCAAACACCAAGCAAGGCCAGGAATCTAACAAAGACAGGATATGCATTGAAATCTTGGAGACAGAGATGCGTAGGACTTCAATGTCTGCAAACATATCGATGATATCGCCAGATTTGAACATGAAGCCGGACGACCTGGAAGATAGAG TGGCGTTTGCACGATTGTTTTTTCCTGCTGAGGCCCGGCTAGCTAAGGACATGGCAAATGCAGATTCAACCTCAATGTACACTGCCCTTCCAGCGCCAAAATCAAAAGGCTCAAGTGGGGACACAAGGGAGGTTGATTTGAACGAGACACCTTCTGTTCAAGACAAAAGCCTCCAGTTGAGACTACAAGAACTGCGTAAAACAG TGGAGATGGGACGGCGCTATTTCCCGCATTGCTCAGAAGTTCTTGACAAGTTTCTGGATGACGATGTGCCTGATGCTCTCTACCTAGATAAGGGTACTCCTGCAGAGCAGAAAACCAAGAAGATGCGCTTCCTGGAACTTAAAGAGGATGTACAGATGGCATTTAACAAGGACATGGAGAAAAATAGATCAGTCCTCTCATCATCTTCTTCGTTCTCATCTTCTCCAAAAAGTGGTGTAACACGCAAGGCTAGGAGGAAGTGCTAG